Proteins from one Diprion similis isolate iyDipSimi1 chromosome 3, iyDipSimi1.1, whole genome shotgun sequence genomic window:
- the LOC124404535 gene encoding probable serine incorporator isoform X3: MGLVCSTAQLACLCGSTACSFCCSQCPTCRNSTSTRIMYALMLLLGTIAACITLSPGLQSALTKVPFCSNSSSYVPSDFKFDCKDVVGFLAVYRMCFILTLFFLLMSLIMIRVKSSKDPRAAIQNGFWAIKYLLVIGGIIGAFFIPEGSFGITWMYFGMIGGFLFIIIQLILIVDFAHSWADAWVSNYHETESKGWYAALLGSTFLSYAGVITGAALLFVYFTIPGGCDLNKFFISFNLILCVIVSAVSILPSVQDKLPNSGLLQSSIVSLYVIYLTWSGISNSPDSECNYRFSSKDAKLDKESIISLVIWMCCVLYSSLRTASKSSKLTMSGNVMAKDNGAVWNQRDQSLVGNEESPSGDHEEGGEAKVWDNEDDSVAYNWSFFHFMFALSTLYVMMTLTNWYKPNSDLSLLNANAASMWVKIISSWLCLGLYVWSLIAPVLLPDREFSY, from the exons ATGGGTCTTGTGTGCTCAACAGCGCAG CTCGCCTGCCTTTGCGGCAGCACAGCATGCAGCTTTTGCTGCTCGCAGTGTCCAACATGCCGGAACAGCACCAGCACTCGCATCATGTATGCTCTAATGCTGTTATTGGGTACGATCGCAGCCTGCATCACACTTTCTCCGGGACTCCAATCAGCTCTGACAAAG gTTCCGTTCTGCTCCAACAGCTCATCCTATGTTCCATCCGATTTCAAATTCGACTGCAAAGACGTTGTTGGCTTTCTTGCCGTCTACAGGATGTGTTTCATTCTCACACTCTTTTTCCTTCTGATGTCTCTCATCATGATTAGGGTTAAAAGTTCCAAAGATCCAAGAGCCGCGATTCAAAACGG tttttGGGCTATCAAGTACCTCCTTGTAATCGGTGGGATCATAGGCGCCTTCTTCATCCCAGAAGGATCGTTTGGAATAACTTGGATGTACTTTGGAATGATCGGTGGATTTCTATTTATCATTATCCAGCTGATTCTAATTGTCGATTTTGCTCATTCTTGGGCAGATGCTTGGGTCTCAAATTATCACGAAACTGAATCTAAGGGATG GTATGCTGCACTGTTGGGATCCACTTTTCTGTCTTACGCAGGCGTAATAACCGGAGCTGCTTTGCTATTCGTTTATTTCACAATC cCTGGTGGCTGTGATCTGAACAAGTTTTTCATATCGTTCAACTTGATACTGTGCGTCATAGTTAGTGCCGTTTCCATCCTACCAAGTGTTCAAGATAAACTGCCTAACAGCGGTCTTCTTCAATCTTCCATCGTCAGTCTTTATGTAATTTATCTCACATGGAGCGGAATTTCAAACAGCCCAG ATTCTGAATGCAATTATCGGTTTAGTTCGAAAGATGCGAAGCTCGATAAGGAAAGTATCATCAGCTTGGTGATATGGATGTGTTGCGTTCTGTACAGTTCACTTCGCACCGCTTCAAAATCATCAAAGCTCACCATGTCTGGGAATGTAATGGCCAAAGATAACGGTGCTG TTTGGAATCAAAGAGACCAATCTCTAGTCGGCAATGAAG AAAGTCCTTCTGGAGATCACGAAGAGGGGGGAGAAGCCAAAGTATGGGACAACGAAGACGACAGCGTTGCCTATAACTGGAGTTTCTTCCACTTCATGTTCGCCCTGTCAACTCTTTACGTCATGATGACTCTCACCAACTGGTACAA GCCTAATTCAGACCTGTCTCTGTTAAACGCAAACGCGGCATCGATGTGGGTGAAGATAATTTCGTCTTGGCTGTGTCTTGGACTCTATGTCTGGTCTTTGATAGCTCCAGTTCTTCTGCCTGACCGtgaattttcatattaa
- the LOC124404535 gene encoding probable serine incorporator isoform X5 has protein sequence MGLVCSTAQLACLCGSTACSFCCSQCPTCRNSTSTRIMYALMLLLGTIAACITLSPGLQSALTKVPFCSNSSSYVPSDFKFDCKDVVGFLAVYRMCFILTLFFLLMSLIMIRVKSSKDPRAAIQNGFWAIKYLLVIGGIIGAFFIPEGSFGITWMYFGMIGGFLFIIIQLILIVDFAHSWADAWVSNYHETESKGWYAALLGSTFLSYAGVITGAALLFVYFTIPGGCDLNKFFISFNLILCVIVSAVSILPSVQDKLPNSGLLQSSIVSLYVIYLTWSGISNSPDSECNYRFSSKDAKLDKESIISLVIWMCCVLYSSLRTASKSSKLTMSGNVMAKDNGAVESPSGDHEEGGEAKVWDNEDDSVAYNWSFFHFMFALSTLYVMMTLTNWYKPNSDLSLLNANAASMWVKIISSWLCLGLYVWSLIAPVLLPDREFSY, from the exons ATGGGTCTTGTGTGCTCAACAGCGCAG CTCGCCTGCCTTTGCGGCAGCACAGCATGCAGCTTTTGCTGCTCGCAGTGTCCAACATGCCGGAACAGCACCAGCACTCGCATCATGTATGCTCTAATGCTGTTATTGGGTACGATCGCAGCCTGCATCACACTTTCTCCGGGACTCCAATCAGCTCTGACAAAG gTTCCGTTCTGCTCCAACAGCTCATCCTATGTTCCATCCGATTTCAAATTCGACTGCAAAGACGTTGTTGGCTTTCTTGCCGTCTACAGGATGTGTTTCATTCTCACACTCTTTTTCCTTCTGATGTCTCTCATCATGATTAGGGTTAAAAGTTCCAAAGATCCAAGAGCCGCGATTCAAAACGG tttttGGGCTATCAAGTACCTCCTTGTAATCGGTGGGATCATAGGCGCCTTCTTCATCCCAGAAGGATCGTTTGGAATAACTTGGATGTACTTTGGAATGATCGGTGGATTTCTATTTATCATTATCCAGCTGATTCTAATTGTCGATTTTGCTCATTCTTGGGCAGATGCTTGGGTCTCAAATTATCACGAAACTGAATCTAAGGGATG GTATGCTGCACTGTTGGGATCCACTTTTCTGTCTTACGCAGGCGTAATAACCGGAGCTGCTTTGCTATTCGTTTATTTCACAATC cCTGGTGGCTGTGATCTGAACAAGTTTTTCATATCGTTCAACTTGATACTGTGCGTCATAGTTAGTGCCGTTTCCATCCTACCAAGTGTTCAAGATAAACTGCCTAACAGCGGTCTTCTTCAATCTTCCATCGTCAGTCTTTATGTAATTTATCTCACATGGAGCGGAATTTCAAACAGCCCAG ATTCTGAATGCAATTATCGGTTTAGTTCGAAAGATGCGAAGCTCGATAAGGAAAGTATCATCAGCTTGGTGATATGGATGTGTTGCGTTCTGTACAGTTCACTTCGCACCGCTTCAAAATCATCAAAGCTCACCATGTCTGGGAATGTAATGGCCAAAGATAACGGTGCTG TAGAAAGTCCTTCTGGAGATCACGAAGAGGGGGGAGAAGCCAAAGTATGGGACAACGAAGACGACAGCGTTGCCTATAACTGGAGTTTCTTCCACTTCATGTTCGCCCTGTCAACTCTTTACGTCATGATGACTCTCACCAACTGGTACAA GCCTAATTCAGACCTGTCTCTGTTAAACGCAAACGCGGCATCGATGTGGGTGAAGATAATTTCGTCTTGGCTGTGTCTTGGACTCTATGTCTGGTCTTTGATAGCTCCAGTTCTTCTGCCTGACCGtgaattttcatattaa
- the LOC124404535 gene encoding probable serine incorporator isoform X1 translates to MGLVCSTAQLACLCGSTACSFCCSQCPTCRNSTSTRIMYALMLLLGTIAACITLSPGLQSALTKVPFCSNSSSYVPSDFKFDCKDVVGFLAVYRMCFILTLFFLLMSLIMIRVKSSKDPRAAIQNGFWAIKYLLVIGGIIGAFFIPEGSFGITWMYFGMIGGFLFIIIQLILIVDFAHSWADAWVSNYHETESKGWYAALLGSTFLSYAGVITGAALLFVYFTIPGGCDLNKFFISFNLILCVIVSAVSILPSVQDKLPNSGLLQSSIVSLYVIYLTWSGISNSPDSECNYRFSSKDAKLDKESIISLVIWMCCVLYSSLRTASKSSKLTMSGNVMAKDNGAVWNQRDQSLVGNEDYVPVESPSGDHEEGGEAKVWDNEDDSVAYNWSFFHFMFALSTLYVMMTLTNWYKPNSDLSLLNANAASMWVKIISSWLCLGLYVWSLIAPVLLPDREFSY, encoded by the exons ATGGGTCTTGTGTGCTCAACAGCGCAG CTCGCCTGCCTTTGCGGCAGCACAGCATGCAGCTTTTGCTGCTCGCAGTGTCCAACATGCCGGAACAGCACCAGCACTCGCATCATGTATGCTCTAATGCTGTTATTGGGTACGATCGCAGCCTGCATCACACTTTCTCCGGGACTCCAATCAGCTCTGACAAAG gTTCCGTTCTGCTCCAACAGCTCATCCTATGTTCCATCCGATTTCAAATTCGACTGCAAAGACGTTGTTGGCTTTCTTGCCGTCTACAGGATGTGTTTCATTCTCACACTCTTTTTCCTTCTGATGTCTCTCATCATGATTAGGGTTAAAAGTTCCAAAGATCCAAGAGCCGCGATTCAAAACGG tttttGGGCTATCAAGTACCTCCTTGTAATCGGTGGGATCATAGGCGCCTTCTTCATCCCAGAAGGATCGTTTGGAATAACTTGGATGTACTTTGGAATGATCGGTGGATTTCTATTTATCATTATCCAGCTGATTCTAATTGTCGATTTTGCTCATTCTTGGGCAGATGCTTGGGTCTCAAATTATCACGAAACTGAATCTAAGGGATG GTATGCTGCACTGTTGGGATCCACTTTTCTGTCTTACGCAGGCGTAATAACCGGAGCTGCTTTGCTATTCGTTTATTTCACAATC cCTGGTGGCTGTGATCTGAACAAGTTTTTCATATCGTTCAACTTGATACTGTGCGTCATAGTTAGTGCCGTTTCCATCCTACCAAGTGTTCAAGATAAACTGCCTAACAGCGGTCTTCTTCAATCTTCCATCGTCAGTCTTTATGTAATTTATCTCACATGGAGCGGAATTTCAAACAGCCCAG ATTCTGAATGCAATTATCGGTTTAGTTCGAAAGATGCGAAGCTCGATAAGGAAAGTATCATCAGCTTGGTGATATGGATGTGTTGCGTTCTGTACAGTTCACTTCGCACCGCTTCAAAATCATCAAAGCTCACCATGTCTGGGAATGTAATGGCCAAAGATAACGGTGCTG TTTGGAATCAAAGAGACCAATCTCTAGTCGGCAATGAAG ATTATGTTCCAGTAGAAAGTCCTTCTGGAGATCACGAAGAGGGGGGAGAAGCCAAAGTATGGGACAACGAAGACGACAGCGTTGCCTATAACTGGAGTTTCTTCCACTTCATGTTCGCCCTGTCAACTCTTTACGTCATGATGACTCTCACCAACTGGTACAA GCCTAATTCAGACCTGTCTCTGTTAAACGCAAACGCGGCATCGATGTGGGTGAAGATAATTTCGTCTTGGCTGTGTCTTGGACTCTATGTCTGGTCTTTGATAGCTCCAGTTCTTCTGCCTGACCGtgaattttcatattaa
- the LOC124404535 gene encoding probable serine incorporator isoform X2, whose amino-acid sequence MGLVCSTAQLACLCGSTACSFCCSQCPTCRNSTSTRIMYALMLLLGTIAACITLSPGLQSALTKVPFCSNSSSYVPSDFKFDCKDVVGFLAVYRMCFILTLFFLLMSLIMIRVKSSKDPRAAIQNGFWAIKYLLVIGGIIGAFFIPEGSFGITWMYFGMIGGFLFIIIQLILIVDFAHSWADAWVSNYHETESKGWYAALLGSTFLSYAGVITGAALLFVYFTIPGGCDLNKFFISFNLILCVIVSAVSILPSVQDKLPNSGLLQSSIVSLYVIYLTWSGISNSPDSECNYRFSSKDAKLDKESIISLVIWMCCVLYSSLRTASKSSKLTMSGNVMAKDNGAVWNQRDQSLVGNEVESPSGDHEEGGEAKVWDNEDDSVAYNWSFFHFMFALSTLYVMMTLTNWYKPNSDLSLLNANAASMWVKIISSWLCLGLYVWSLIAPVLLPDREFSY is encoded by the exons ATGGGTCTTGTGTGCTCAACAGCGCAG CTCGCCTGCCTTTGCGGCAGCACAGCATGCAGCTTTTGCTGCTCGCAGTGTCCAACATGCCGGAACAGCACCAGCACTCGCATCATGTATGCTCTAATGCTGTTATTGGGTACGATCGCAGCCTGCATCACACTTTCTCCGGGACTCCAATCAGCTCTGACAAAG gTTCCGTTCTGCTCCAACAGCTCATCCTATGTTCCATCCGATTTCAAATTCGACTGCAAAGACGTTGTTGGCTTTCTTGCCGTCTACAGGATGTGTTTCATTCTCACACTCTTTTTCCTTCTGATGTCTCTCATCATGATTAGGGTTAAAAGTTCCAAAGATCCAAGAGCCGCGATTCAAAACGG tttttGGGCTATCAAGTACCTCCTTGTAATCGGTGGGATCATAGGCGCCTTCTTCATCCCAGAAGGATCGTTTGGAATAACTTGGATGTACTTTGGAATGATCGGTGGATTTCTATTTATCATTATCCAGCTGATTCTAATTGTCGATTTTGCTCATTCTTGGGCAGATGCTTGGGTCTCAAATTATCACGAAACTGAATCTAAGGGATG GTATGCTGCACTGTTGGGATCCACTTTTCTGTCTTACGCAGGCGTAATAACCGGAGCTGCTTTGCTATTCGTTTATTTCACAATC cCTGGTGGCTGTGATCTGAACAAGTTTTTCATATCGTTCAACTTGATACTGTGCGTCATAGTTAGTGCCGTTTCCATCCTACCAAGTGTTCAAGATAAACTGCCTAACAGCGGTCTTCTTCAATCTTCCATCGTCAGTCTTTATGTAATTTATCTCACATGGAGCGGAATTTCAAACAGCCCAG ATTCTGAATGCAATTATCGGTTTAGTTCGAAAGATGCGAAGCTCGATAAGGAAAGTATCATCAGCTTGGTGATATGGATGTGTTGCGTTCTGTACAGTTCACTTCGCACCGCTTCAAAATCATCAAAGCTCACCATGTCTGGGAATGTAATGGCCAAAGATAACGGTGCTG TTTGGAATCAAAGAGACCAATCTCTAGTCGGCAATGAAG TAGAAAGTCCTTCTGGAGATCACGAAGAGGGGGGAGAAGCCAAAGTATGGGACAACGAAGACGACAGCGTTGCCTATAACTGGAGTTTCTTCCACTTCATGTTCGCCCTGTCAACTCTTTACGTCATGATGACTCTCACCAACTGGTACAA GCCTAATTCAGACCTGTCTCTGTTAAACGCAAACGCGGCATCGATGTGGGTGAAGATAATTTCGTCTTGGCTGTGTCTTGGACTCTATGTCTGGTCTTTGATAGCTCCAGTTCTTCTGCCTGACCGtgaattttcatattaa
- the LOC124404535 gene encoding probable serine incorporator isoform X4: MGLVCSTAQLACLCGSTACSFCCSQCPTCRNSTSTRIMYALMLLLGTIAACITLSPGLQSALTKVPFCSNSSSYVPSDFKFDCKDVVGFLAVYRMCFILTLFFLLMSLIMIRVKSSKDPRAAIQNGFWAIKYLLVIGGIIGAFFIPEGSFGITWMYFGMIGGFLFIIIQLILIVDFAHSWADAWVSNYHETESKGWYAALLGSTFLSYAGVITGAALLFVYFTIPGGCDLNKFFISFNLILCVIVSAVSILPSVQDKLPNSGLLQSSIVSLYVIYLTWSGISNSPDSECNYRFSSKDAKLDKESIISLVIWMCCVLYSSLRTASKSSKLTMSGNVMAKDNGADYVPVESPSGDHEEGGEAKVWDNEDDSVAYNWSFFHFMFALSTLYVMMTLTNWYKPNSDLSLLNANAASMWVKIISSWLCLGLYVWSLIAPVLLPDREFSY, encoded by the exons ATGGGTCTTGTGTGCTCAACAGCGCAG CTCGCCTGCCTTTGCGGCAGCACAGCATGCAGCTTTTGCTGCTCGCAGTGTCCAACATGCCGGAACAGCACCAGCACTCGCATCATGTATGCTCTAATGCTGTTATTGGGTACGATCGCAGCCTGCATCACACTTTCTCCGGGACTCCAATCAGCTCTGACAAAG gTTCCGTTCTGCTCCAACAGCTCATCCTATGTTCCATCCGATTTCAAATTCGACTGCAAAGACGTTGTTGGCTTTCTTGCCGTCTACAGGATGTGTTTCATTCTCACACTCTTTTTCCTTCTGATGTCTCTCATCATGATTAGGGTTAAAAGTTCCAAAGATCCAAGAGCCGCGATTCAAAACGG tttttGGGCTATCAAGTACCTCCTTGTAATCGGTGGGATCATAGGCGCCTTCTTCATCCCAGAAGGATCGTTTGGAATAACTTGGATGTACTTTGGAATGATCGGTGGATTTCTATTTATCATTATCCAGCTGATTCTAATTGTCGATTTTGCTCATTCTTGGGCAGATGCTTGGGTCTCAAATTATCACGAAACTGAATCTAAGGGATG GTATGCTGCACTGTTGGGATCCACTTTTCTGTCTTACGCAGGCGTAATAACCGGAGCTGCTTTGCTATTCGTTTATTTCACAATC cCTGGTGGCTGTGATCTGAACAAGTTTTTCATATCGTTCAACTTGATACTGTGCGTCATAGTTAGTGCCGTTTCCATCCTACCAAGTGTTCAAGATAAACTGCCTAACAGCGGTCTTCTTCAATCTTCCATCGTCAGTCTTTATGTAATTTATCTCACATGGAGCGGAATTTCAAACAGCCCAG ATTCTGAATGCAATTATCGGTTTAGTTCGAAAGATGCGAAGCTCGATAAGGAAAGTATCATCAGCTTGGTGATATGGATGTGTTGCGTTCTGTACAGTTCACTTCGCACCGCTTCAAAATCATCAAAGCTCACCATGTCTGGGAATGTAATGGCCAAAGATAACGGTGCTG ATTATGTTCCAGTAGAAAGTCCTTCTGGAGATCACGAAGAGGGGGGAGAAGCCAAAGTATGGGACAACGAAGACGACAGCGTTGCCTATAACTGGAGTTTCTTCCACTTCATGTTCGCCCTGTCAACTCTTTACGTCATGATGACTCTCACCAACTGGTACAA GCCTAATTCAGACCTGTCTCTGTTAAACGCAAACGCGGCATCGATGTGGGTGAAGATAATTTCGTCTTGGCTGTGTCTTGGACTCTATGTCTGGTCTTTGATAGCTCCAGTTCTTCTGCCTGACCGtgaattttcatattaa
- the LOC124404535 gene encoding probable serine incorporator isoform X6: protein MGLVCSTAQLACLCGSTACSFCCSQCPTCRNSTSTRIMYALMLLLGTIAACITLSPGLQSALTKVPFCSNSSSYVPSDFKFDCKDVVGFLAVYRMCFILTLFFLLMSLIMIRVKSSKDPRAAIQNGFWAIKYLLVIGGIIGAFFIPEGSFGITWMYFGMIGGFLFIIIQLILIVDFAHSWADAWVSNYHETESKGWYAALLGSTFLSYAGVITGAALLFVYFTIPGGCDLNKFFISFNLILCVIVSAVSILPSVQDKLPNSGLLQSSIVSLYVIYLTWSGISNSPDSECNYRFSSKDAKLDKESIISLVIWMCCVLYSSLRTASKSSKLTMSGNVMAKDNGAESPSGDHEEGGEAKVWDNEDDSVAYNWSFFHFMFALSTLYVMMTLTNWYKPNSDLSLLNANAASMWVKIISSWLCLGLYVWSLIAPVLLPDREFSY from the exons ATGGGTCTTGTGTGCTCAACAGCGCAG CTCGCCTGCCTTTGCGGCAGCACAGCATGCAGCTTTTGCTGCTCGCAGTGTCCAACATGCCGGAACAGCACCAGCACTCGCATCATGTATGCTCTAATGCTGTTATTGGGTACGATCGCAGCCTGCATCACACTTTCTCCGGGACTCCAATCAGCTCTGACAAAG gTTCCGTTCTGCTCCAACAGCTCATCCTATGTTCCATCCGATTTCAAATTCGACTGCAAAGACGTTGTTGGCTTTCTTGCCGTCTACAGGATGTGTTTCATTCTCACACTCTTTTTCCTTCTGATGTCTCTCATCATGATTAGGGTTAAAAGTTCCAAAGATCCAAGAGCCGCGATTCAAAACGG tttttGGGCTATCAAGTACCTCCTTGTAATCGGTGGGATCATAGGCGCCTTCTTCATCCCAGAAGGATCGTTTGGAATAACTTGGATGTACTTTGGAATGATCGGTGGATTTCTATTTATCATTATCCAGCTGATTCTAATTGTCGATTTTGCTCATTCTTGGGCAGATGCTTGGGTCTCAAATTATCACGAAACTGAATCTAAGGGATG GTATGCTGCACTGTTGGGATCCACTTTTCTGTCTTACGCAGGCGTAATAACCGGAGCTGCTTTGCTATTCGTTTATTTCACAATC cCTGGTGGCTGTGATCTGAACAAGTTTTTCATATCGTTCAACTTGATACTGTGCGTCATAGTTAGTGCCGTTTCCATCCTACCAAGTGTTCAAGATAAACTGCCTAACAGCGGTCTTCTTCAATCTTCCATCGTCAGTCTTTATGTAATTTATCTCACATGGAGCGGAATTTCAAACAGCCCAG ATTCTGAATGCAATTATCGGTTTAGTTCGAAAGATGCGAAGCTCGATAAGGAAAGTATCATCAGCTTGGTGATATGGATGTGTTGCGTTCTGTACAGTTCACTTCGCACCGCTTCAAAATCATCAAAGCTCACCATGTCTGGGAATGTAATGGCCAAAGATAACGGTGCTG AAAGTCCTTCTGGAGATCACGAAGAGGGGGGAGAAGCCAAAGTATGGGACAACGAAGACGACAGCGTTGCCTATAACTGGAGTTTCTTCCACTTCATGTTCGCCCTGTCAACTCTTTACGTCATGATGACTCTCACCAACTGGTACAA GCCTAATTCAGACCTGTCTCTGTTAAACGCAAACGCGGCATCGATGTGGGTGAAGATAATTTCGTCTTGGCTGTGTCTTGGACTCTATGTCTGGTCTTTGATAGCTCCAGTTCTTCTGCCTGACCGtgaattttcatattaa